A window from Centropristis striata isolate RG_2023a ecotype Rhode Island chromosome 2, C.striata_1.0, whole genome shotgun sequence encodes these proteins:
- the LOC131984495 gene encoding serine/threonine-protein kinase pim-1-like → MKRKASPDRGNPKRRRISESDPRKPEEVVPDAVKAPLNRKRRLLRDDLNDPMEGSSSDVGQRPKKVARRRIPREAKELNGNAGTDGEKLGRKRKRKAAEDADEPSQKRQRSEEEPREVSIRLMLTARAQFSSKYKQQKLLGEGGFGSVFAGYRTSDKLPVAIKHVKKDKVVCEHMDDNGNRVSVEVAAMLKLADATNGPVGTSATVSLLDWYDLDHELILVMERPVPCMDLQDYVARKGGRLQEEEAKTIMKQLVDAVLELQENHIFHRDIKTENLLIETGSDVPRVRLIDFGVSCFAKKGSSYQDFCGTPVHTPPEWYVRYRYTPWPTTAWQLGVVLFEILHSKDFETRKYVKCKVNISKSLSKDCQDFLEGCLAINPKDRTTLQQLQNHRWLR, encoded by the coding sequence ATGAAGAGGAAGGCCAGTCCGGACCGGGGCAAcccgaagaggaggaggatctCTGAATCCGACCCCAGAAAACCTGAGGAGGTAGTCCCAGATGCGGTCAAGGCACCGCTGAATAGGAAGAGGAGACTGCTGAGAGATGACCTCAACGACCCGATGGAGGGCAGCAGCAGCGATGTGGGCCAGAGGCCCAAGAAGGTCGCCAGGAGGAGGATTCCCAGAGAAGCCAAGGAGCTAAATGGGAACGCCGGCACAGATGGCGAGAAACTGGGCAGGAAGAGGAAGCGGAAGGCTGCCGAGGATGCCGACGAACCGAGCCAGAAGAGGCAGAGGAGCGAGGAGGAGCCCAGAGAGGTTTCCATCAGACTGATGCTGACTGCAAGAGCTCAATTTAGTTCCAAATACAAGCAGCAGAAACTTCTGGGCGAAGGAGGCTTTGGATCTGTGTTTGCTGGCTATCGCACATCAGACAAACTGCCAGTAGCCATCAAACACGTCAAGAAAGACAAAGTGGTGTGCGAACACATGGACGACAACGGGAACCGGGTCTCCGTGGAGGTTGCCGCGATGCTAAAGCTCGCCGATGCAACAAATGGACCAGTGGGGACGTCGGCCACTGTATCCCTGCTGGACTGGTACGATCTGGACCACGAGCTTATCCTGGTGATGGAGAGACCGGTCCCCTGCATGGACCTCCAGGACTACGTTGCCAGAAAAGGAGGCagactgcaggaggaggaggccaaGACCATCATGAAACAACTGGTTGATGCAGTGCTGGAACTTCAGGAGAACCACATCTTTCATCGGGACATCAAGACAGAAAATCTCCTGATTGAGACAGGCTCCGATGTGCCACGAGTTCGTCTCATCGACTTCGGAGTAAGCTGTTTCGCCAAGAAAGGCTCTTCTTACCAAGACTTCTGTGGAACCCCAGTTCACACACCCCCAGAGTGGTATGTCCGGTACCGGTACACGCCCTGGCCCACCACGGCGTGGCAATTGGGAGTGGTTCTGTTCGAAATACTCCACAGTAAGGACTTTGAGACCAGGAAGTACGTCAAATGTAAGGTGAATATCAGCAAGAGTCTTTCAAAGGACTGCCAGGATTTCTTAGAGGGGTGTTTGGCCATCAACCCCAAGGATCGCACCACCCTGCAGCAGCTTCAGAACCACAGATGgctcagataa